In Podospora pseudopauciseta strain CBS 411.78 chromosome 3, whole genome shotgun sequence, one genomic interval encodes:
- the ypt1 gene encoding ras GTPase (EggNog:ENOG503NUNU; COG:U), with product MNPEYDYLFKLLLIGDSGVGKSCLLLRFADDTYTESYISTIGVDFKEKDGQQQHRLTRKLQWDTAGQERFRTITSSYYRGAHGICVVYDVTDMDSFNNVKQWLQEIDRYATEGVNKLLVGNKSDMADKKVVDYQVAKEFADSLGIPFLETSAKNASNVEQAFLTMARQIKERMGSSIATNNTKANVNVSPGQGVSNNQSGGCC from the exons ATGAATCCCGA ATACGACTATCtcttcaagctcctcctcatcggaGACTCCGGTGTCGGAAAGTCTTGCTTGCTCTTGCGGTTCGCCGACGACACCTACACCGAGTCCTACATCTCCACGATCGGCGTTGACTTC aaagagaaagatgggcaacagcagcaccggcTAACTCGAAAGTTACAGTGGGATACTGCCGGCCAAGAACGCTTCCGCACAATCACATCCTCATACTACCGTGGCGCGCACGGCATCTGCGTCGTCTACGATGTTACCGATATGGACAGCTTCAACAACGTGAAGCAATGGCTCCAAGAAATCGACAGGTACGCCACCGAGGGCGTTAACAAGCTCCTGGTTGGCAACAAGAGCGATATGGCGGATAAGAAGGTGGTTGATTACCAAGTCGCAAAG GAATTTGCCGACAGCTTGGGCATCCCATTCCTCGAGACATCAGCAAAGAACGCCAGCAACGTCGAGCAGGCTTTCTTGACCATGGCTCGCCAGATCAAGGAGCGCATGGGCAGCAGCAttgccaccaacaacaccaaggcGAACGTCAACGTGTCGCCTGGACAGGGTGTCTCCAACAACCAGTCCGGTGGCTGCTGCTAA
- the LSC2 gene encoding succinate--CoA ligase beta chain (EggNog:ENOG503NUY0; COG:C; BUSCO:EOG09262GXD), translating to MFRLGRNRALASAFAAPKTSPAPRLPSFAQQQRRALSIHEYISADLLKQYGIDVPKGAVAKSAAEAEAVAKSIGSDDMVIKAQVLAGGRGKGTFDNGLKGGVRVIYSPTEAKMFAEQMIGHKLITKQTGAQGRLCNSVYICERKFARREFYLAVLMDRGSQGPVIVSSSQGGMDIEGVAKENPDAINTTYIDINVGVTDEMARDIAVKLGFSEQCVDDAVKTIQNLYKIFLEKDATQIEINPLSETSDHKVMCMDAKFNFDDNAEFRQKEAFEWRDTTQEDADEVRAAESGLNFIKLDGDIGCLVNGAGLAMATMDIIKLNGGQPANFLDVGGGATPAAIKEAFELITSDPKVTAIFVNIFGGIVRCDAIAHGLINTVKSLDLKIPIIARLQGTNMEEAHRLINDSGMKIFSIDDLQNAAEKAVQLSKVVKMARDIDVGVEFTLGI from the exons ATGTTCAGACTCGGTCGCAACCGCGCATTGGCCTCGGCCTTTGCTGCCCCCAAG ACTTCCCCCGCCCCCAGACTTCCTAGCTTCGCTCAACAACAAAGGAGAGCGCTCAGCATCCACGAATACATCTCGGccgacctcctcaaacaG TATGGCATCGATGTCCCCAAGGGCGCCGTTGCCAAGTCTGCCGCCGAGGCTGAGGCTGTCGCGAAGTCGATCGGCAGCGACGACATGGTCATCAAGGCCCAGGTCCTCGCCGGTGGTCGTGGCAAGGGTACCTTTGATAACGGCCTGAAGGGCGGTGTTCGTGTCATCTACTCCCCCACCGAGGCCAAGATGTTCGCCGAGCAGATGATCGGTCACAAGCTCATCACCAAGCAGACCGGTGCTCAGGGCCGTCTCTGCAACTCCGTCTACATCTGCGAGCGCAAGTTCGCCCGCCGCGAGTTCTACCTCGCCGTCCTCATGGACCGTGGCTCCCAGGGCCCCGTCATCGTGTCCTCGTCGCAGGGCGGCATGGACATTGAGGGTGTCGCCAAGGAGAACCCCGATGCTATCAACACCACCTACATCGACATCAACGTCGGTGTAACGGACGAGATGGCCCGCGACATCGCCGTCAAGCTCGGCTTCAGCGAGCAGTGCGTTGATGATGCCGTCAAAAccatccagaacctctacAAGATCTTCCTCGAGAAGGACGCCACCCAGATCGagatcaaccccctctccgaGACCTCGGACCACAAGGTCATGTGCATGGACGCCAAGTTCAACTTTGACGACAACGCCGAGTTCCGCCAGAAGGAGGCCTTCGAGTGGCGCGACACCACCCAGGAGGACGCCGATGAGGTGCGCGCCGCCGAGTCCGGCCTCAACTTCATCAAGCTCGACGGTGACATCGGCTGCCTTGTCAACGGCGCCGGCCTTGCCATGGCCACTATGGATATCATCAAGCTCAATGGCGGCCAGCCCGCCAACTTCCTCGacgtcggtggtggtgctacccccgccgccatcaaggagGCTTTCGAGCTCATCACCAGCGACCCCAAGGTCACTGCCATTTTCGTCAACATCTTTGGCGGTATCGTCCGCTGCGACGCCATTGCTCACGGTCTGATCAACACTGTCAAGTCGCTCGACCTCAAGATCCCCATCATTGCCCGTCTGCAGGGTACCAACATGGAGGAGGCCCACCGTCTGATCAACGACTCGGGCATGAAGATTTTCTCTATCGATGACTTGCAGAACGCTGCCGAGAAGGCGGTGCAGCTCAGCAAGGTTGTCAAGATGG CTCGTGACATCGATGTCGGCGTTGAGTTCACTCTTGGTATCTAA
- a CDS encoding hypothetical protein (COG:S; EggNog:ENOG503NVJ8), which yields MSTAIEETIKSPVVEEREELQQTPLSPVADQETVQTPKAPPQQEQRPPSRDSDKDTQDTFEDAVESGETGSVRSLTKRQPSVVTPLVVEETESDYEEPQSPVAPARQSVLTVDGPADVVEKPESPTPSDHRISRRFSRVSEASAGSLDNVNLDDDSTPTAATQLAKIAASVPAAAAPAVAQEVPVPTSPEPAIAEKPAPAPEKAHTAKTMSFSSISMPWDTRSKSPPAAPPSPNPPSTAAPAPTGRKFNSPFSWLSRSSTKVEAPVPPAPSPRRNTASSVATMTSNPEMMLSKLDEDDETRAIGSRNSLKDRFKALRMREEAGIPGMNGDEEKQGDEDGDADTISIPKPPPSPLPQSPNRNLAPGTVSGVNAGPSAMADTPVDWDLWQAVVYEGPAAVARTSAEELNKAIATGIPSAIRGVIWQVLAQSKNEELEIVYRELVARGTDKEINGTANGSTKDSASSASSVNSEAGSTGGSSPTDKETDSIKSAAAAAERKKKDKEDLAQLQKLEKVIRRDLGARTSYSKYAAAQGLQEGLFGVCKAYALFDEQVGYAQGMNFLIMPLLFNMAEEEAFCLLVRLMNHYQLRDLFVADMPGLHLRLFQFERLLEDLEPALYCHLRRRGITPHLYATQWFLTLFAYRFPLQLVLRIYDLILSEGLSAILRFGIVLMQKNAAALLGITDMSALTTFLKDRLFDFYIDATPSTNSILENGFFGSSSSSLDKEVYRADQLVRDACEVKITPEVLQAYKVEWEEKTRAEKEREQELEGLRSANASYASRVRRLEERIEAHDREQAELATDLVKTKVENEELKDENESLRGQVKELRIVIEKQPEELEQAWELERGDLMKRNEKVHEENERLEKELKDLEEELVATKVQYAEVNSQHETLKQKWKELKKQFDN from the exons ATGTCGACAGCCATCGAGGAGACGATCAAGTCTCCTGtcgtggaggagagggaggagctgcAACAAACGCCGCTTTCTCCCGTAGCGGATCAAGAAACGGTCCAAACCCCAaaagcaccaccacagcaggAGCAGAGGCCGCCATCAAGGGACTCGGACAAGGACACG CAGGACACCTTTGAAGATGCCGTCGAGTCGGGCGAGACAGGTTCGGTCCGGTCGTTGACCAAGCGACAACCGTCCGTGGTCACGCCCCTCGTCGTGGAGGAAACTGAGTCCGACTACGAGGAGCCTCAGTCCCCAGTTGCTCCCGCTCGGCAATCTGTGCTCACTGTCGATGGGCCCGCCGATGTGGTCGAAAAGCCGGAATCCCCTACGCCGAGCGACCACAGAATATCGCGCCGTTTCTCCCGTGTCTCTGAAGCTTCTGCCGGCTCTCTCGACAACGTGAACCTAGACGACGATTCAACTCCAACGGCCGCCACCCAACTAGCCAAAATTGCCGCTTCCGTCCCCGCTGCTGCGGCACCAGCGGTAGCTCAGGAGGTTCCCGTCCCGACCAGCCCCGAACCTGCCATCGCAGAGAAGCCCGCCCCTGCCCCGGAAAAGGCTCACACTGCCAAAACTATGTCTTTTAGCAGCATCAGCATGCCCTGGGATACTCGGTCAAAGAGTCCCCCGGCTgcgccgccctcgccaaatCCTCCTTCGACTGCTGCTCCCGCGCCGACTGGTCGGAAGTTCAACAGCCCCTTTTCATGGCTTTCGAGAAGCTCGACCAAGGTTGAGGCACCTGTGCCACCAGCACCTTCCCCGAGGAGGAATACGGCTAGCTCGGTCGCCACCATGACGAGCAATCCGGAAATGATGCTGAGCAAGctggacgaggatgacgagacAAGGGCGATCGGGTCGAGGAACAGCTTGAAGGATCGGTTCAAGGCGCTGCGGATGAGGGAAGAGGCTGGAATTCCTGGTATGAATGGGGACGAGGAGAAGCAAGGTGATGAGGACGGCGATGCTGATACTATTTCGATCCCGaaaccaccgccctcgccgctGCCGCAAAGCCCGAACCGGAATCTGGCTCCGGGCACTGTCTCGGGTGTCAATGCCGGGCCTTCTGCCATGGCCGACACGCCGGTTGATTGGGATCTTTGGCAGGCCGTTGTCTACGAGGGTCCTGCGGCGGTGGCCCGGACGAGTGCCGAGGAGCTGAATAAGGCGATTGCTACCGGCATTCCGAGCGCCATCCGCGGTGTTATTTGGCAGGTGCTGGCTCAGAGCAAGAACGAAGAGCTCGAGATAGTATATCGGGAACTTGTTGCTAGGGGCACTGACAAGGAGATTAATGGCACCGCCAACGGGAGCACCAAGGACTCGGCCTCGTCTGCCTCGTCGGTCAACTCCGAGGCTGGCTCTACCGGTGGTTCTTCGCCTACCGATAAGGAGACTGACTCTATCAaatccgccgccgctgctgccgagcgcaagaagaaggataaGGAAGATCTTGCTCAGCTTCAGAAGCTGGAAAAGGTCATCAGGAGGGATCTGGGTGCTCGAACAAGCTACTCCAAGTACGCTGCCGCCCAAGGGCTCCAGGAAGGCCTGTTTGGCGTGTGCAAGGCGTATGCGCTGTTTGACGAGCAGGTTGGGTACGCGCAGGGCATGAACTTTTTGATCATGCCGCTGCTCTTCAAcatggccgaggaggaggccttTTGCCTGTTGGTCAGGCTGATGAATCACTACCAGCTGCGGGATCTGTTTGTGGCGGACATGCCGGGGCTGCACCTGAGGCTGTTCCAGTTTGAGAGGCTGCTGGAGGATCTGGAGCCGGCGCTGTACTGCCActtgcggaggagggggatcaCGCCGCACTTGTATGCCACGCAGTGGTTCTTGACGCTGTTTGCGTACCGCTTCCCGCTGCAGCTGGTGTTGAGGATTTATGACTTGATCCTCTCGGAGGGGCTGAGCGCGATCTTGAGGTTTGGCATTGTGCTCATGCAAAAGAACGCGGCGGCACTGCTGGGAATCACGGACATGAGCGCCCTGACGACGTTTTTGAAGGACAGGCTGTTTGATTTTTATATTGATGCCACCCCGTCGACGAATTCGATTTTGGAGAATGGGTTCTttgggagcagcagcagcagtctgGACAAGGAGGTTTACCGGGCGGATCAGCTGGTCAGGGATGCGTGCGAGGTGAAGATTACGCCCGAGGTGCTGCAGGCTTACAAGGtggagtgggaggagaagacgagggcggagaaggagagggagcaggagctggaggggttgaggtcgGCGAATGCGAGTTATGCGAGCAGGGTGAggcggttggaggagaggatcgAGGCTCATGATCGGGAGCAGGCGGAGCTGGCGACGGATTTGGTTAAGACCAAGGTGGAGAATGAGGAGTTGAAGGATGAGAATGAGAGCTTGAGGGGGCAGGTGAAGGAGTTGAGGATTGTGATTGAGAAGCAgcccgaggagctggagcaggCGTGGGAGTTGGAACGGGGGGatttgatgaagaggaaTGAGAAGGTGCACGAGGAGAatgagaggttggagaaggagttgaaggacttggaggaggagctggtggctACCAAGGTGCAGTATGCTGAG GTCAATTCTCAACATGAGACACTCAAGCAAAAGTGgaaggagttgaagaagcaGTTTGATAACTAA
- a CDS encoding hypothetical protein (EggNog:ENOG503P1EF), which yields MAESTGSPELNGCLVALEGPARLVATQLRLLPTSPHILILPALQHYLGNINKDDYPDATQLIHRVHVAAQKRHAEAQEFLQQSTPEEGRIVFTHGGTVGAHALCLSAISKQQTSGNVEEADLVFCQLASKGAAHLAREASRRCAKNHGPSVAALEKVKVVAASPRSAGLVPRPLRLRNATPSLPKETVLVQQTERHSPFEDPVIRAMRAADLLDRETAFLQPAGGINEVDMTVRIVEIRKRKVVRRSMSLSVVDSVAGSVVLGGSKGSSSSAASSEGRDNKNGLITLPCSSSCGKTVASSTRRTPLRIEIPSPLIRWTGIREEPPLPLAEGDQSDPSFSSRGCRVENERPRSADDKLAFENNLTSLGRHLGVDRDDDNMGGYHRLGLFEQWGRGHNANLTTEPPPSDHESTAAAAATETDKTFEPVLPLREDLVIHLSTPQSDESLDLVFQGFQRGDYTDRMPVRTTAAFDSGVLEKGYDNTRRMLESLSPGAFAEAAGDGRKQSWVNGGLVHGLPTPGHSPTPSEARPVSALEGGQRFWSLPVGEETSVVTQNSLRSILTSQCAQTRTGRRQPRSSGDGSVTDSIWDELSVVSRYVRKGKVDMMLGVGGEVGVSKARLDEVVQLLEKLGCKDGVSRTGRVSLRDLIGAAMQAYTAQPLSKQTQANPFSDRAVLAALIIPYIERYLCSRPQVRFLLIEYPSEHLETILAVQKLMGNEIMRIAGVINGDASALNRPFSPPPSIEVYKSSTAPMSQEDFGSILEALLGSPSFTQADYILPSVASEADTATFLASVQKQLVSVSDFYTPPKTPISEVARPREGTGTRKQVYPALIIKAARTQTTEEYQQQGEKVRHHSIASSGLDTPPASPAESFCPSGLRPPVFRDSAALSRGAMSPRDMTPGSRIVTPTPRNMTPISRNVTPVTMQSPHPLTAQKQMERGGGWGRPRGQAVHLGGQGSTGRPYGFSTGTASSQSLSHNGGNNNRLRQVATLSHLPVTSSYDEEDYGELDEEERRLMPMYGRRRGSGGGGDGKKALKWLGLA from the exons atgGCAGAATCGACAGGCTCGCCAGAGCTAAACGGCTGTCTGGTGGCATTGGAAGGTCCAGCAAGACTGGTAGCGACCCAGCTGCGCCTCCTgcccacctcacctcacatcctcatcctccccgccctccaaCACTACCTcggcaacatcaacaaagaCGACTACCCTGACGCCACCCAGCTCATCCACAGGGTCCATGTCGCCGCCCAAAAACGACATGCCGAAGCCCAAGAGTTCCTGCAGCAATCCACACCCGAGGAAGGGCGCATCGTGTTCACACACGGGGGCACAGTCGGAGCCCACGCGCTATGTCTCTCGGCGATCAGCAAGCAACAAACCAGCGGCAACGTCGAGGAGGCAGATCTGGTGTTCTGCCAACTGGCTAGCAAAGGTGCTGCTCACCTTGCTAGGGAAGCCTCACGCCGTTGCGCCAAGAACCACGGTCCTTCGGTAGCGGCCTTGGAGAAAGTcaaggttgttgctgctaGCCCGAGATCTGCCGGTCTAGTGCCGCGACCGTTGCGTCTCAGGAATGCCACGCCATCGTTGCCAAAGGAGACTGTGCTTGTCCAGCAGACAGAACGCCACAGCCCGTTTGAGGACCCTGTGATCAGGGCGATGAGGGCGGCGGATTTGCTGGATAGGGAAACGGCTTTTTTGCAGCCGGCGGGTGGTATCAATGAGGTTGATATGACAGTCAGGATTGTGGAGatcaggaagaggaaggttgTGAGGAGGAGCATGAGCTTGTCGGTGGTGGACTCTGTCGCGGGGAGTGTAGTGCTGGGGGGATCTAAggggtcgtcgtcgtcagcGGCTTCGAGTGAGGGGCGCGATAACAAGAACGGGCTTATTACGTTGCCTTGCTCATCTTCTTGCGGAAAGACAGTGGCATCAAGCACCCGACGAACGCCTCTGAGGATTGAGATTCCGTCGCCTCTTATTAGGTGGACTGGAATCAGGGAGGAGCCGCCGCTCCCCCTTGCTGAGGGGGACCAATCCGACCCGTCGTTTTCATCTCGAGGGTGTCGTGTTGAAAATGAGAGGCCACGGTCAGCAGATGACAAGCTGGCGTTTGAAAATAACTTGACGAGCCTTGGGAGGCATTTGGGGGTGGACCGCGATGATGACAACATGGGAGGTTACCACCGCTTGGGCTTGTTTGAGCAGTGGGGCCGAGGTCACAACGCCAATCTCACCACCGAGCCACCACCGTCCGATCACGAgagcaccgccgccgccgccgcgaccGAGACCGACAAAACATTTGAACCGGTGCTGCCGCTGAGGGAGGATTTGGTAATCCATCTTTCTACACCCCAATCGGACGAATCGCTGGATTTGGTATTTCAGGGCTTTCAGAGAGGCGATTATACGGATAGGATGCCGGTTCggaccaccgccgccttTGACTCGGGGGTTTTGGAGAAGGGGTATGATAAtacgaggaggatgctggAGAGTTTGAGCCCGGGGGCTTttgcggaggcggcgggTGATGGGAGGAAGCAGAGTTGGGTTAATGGTGGGTTGGTTCACGGGTTGCCAACGCCGGGGCATTCGCCGACGCCTTCGGAGGCGAGGCCGGTGAGTGCGCTTGAGGGGGGTCAGCGGTTTTGGAGTTTGccggttggggaggagacgtCGGTTGTGACGCAGAATTCGCTGAGGTCGATTCTTACTTCACAGTGCGCGCAGACGCGGACGGGGCGGCGGCAGCCGAGGTCGTCGGGGGATGGGTCGGTGACGGATAGCATTTGGGACGAGCTTTCTGTGGTGAGCCGGTATGTGAGGAAGGGCAAGGTTGACATGATGTTGGGAGTGGGTGGCGAGGTTGGGGTGAGCAAGGCTCGACTTGATGAGGTGGTTCAACTACTTGAGAAGCTCGGTTGCAAAGATGGTGTTTCTAGGACTGGGCGCGTGAGCCTGAG AGACCTCATCGGCGCCGCAATGCAAGCCTACACCGCCCAACCACTCTCCAAGCAAACCCAAGCAAACCCCTTTTCAGACCGAGCAGTCCTCGCGGCCTTGATAATCCCCTACATCGAACGCTACCTCTGCTCCCGCCCTCAAGTCCGGTTCCTCCTCATCGAATACCCCTCCGAACACCTCGAAACTATCCTCGCAGTCCAAAAACTCATGGGGAACGAAATCATGAGAATAGCTGGCGTCATCAACGGGGACGCCTCGGCGCTCAACCGACCCTTCTCCCCACCGCCCAGCATTGAAGTCTACAAATCCTCCACTGCGCCCATGTCACAAGAGGACTTTGGGAGCATACTCGAAGCACTGCTTGGCTCCCCATCATTCACCCAGGCGGATTACATCCTCCCTTCTGTAGCCAGCGAGGCGGACACGGCCACGTTTCTTGCGTCGGTGCAGAAGCAGCTGGTGTCGGTGTCGGATTTTTACACGCCACCCAAAACGCCGATCAGCGAGGTTGCGAGACCGAGGGAAGGGACGGGGACAAGGAAGCAGGTTTATCCGGCGTTGATCATCAAGGCGGCAAGGACGCAGACGACGGAGGAGTATCAGCAGCAGGGGGAAAAGGTGAGGCATCATTCTATTGCCAGCTCGGGGTTGGACACGCCGCCTGCGTCGCCGGCGGAATCGTTTTGTCCTAGTGGGTTGCGGCCGCCGGTTTTTAGGGATTCGGCGGCGCTGTCGCGGGGGGCGATGTCGCCGAGGGATATGACGCCCGGGTCGAGAATTGTGACTCCCACGCCGAGGAACATGACGCCGATCTCGAGAAATGTGACGCCTGTGACGATGCAGAGCCCGCATCCGTTGACGGCGCAGAAGCAGATGGagcggggtggtgggtgggggaggccgagggggCAGGCGGTTCATCTTGGGGGGCAAGGCTCAACAGGTAGGCCGTATGGGTTTTCTACGGGGACGGCGTCTTCCCAGAGTTTGAGCCATAATGGTGGGAATAACAACCGGTTGAGACAGGTGGCTACGCTGAGTCACCTGCCAGTTACGTCGTCgtatgatgaggaggattaCGGGgagttggatgaggaggagaggaggttgatgcctATGTatgggaggcggagggggagtggtggtgggggggatgggaagaagGCGCTGAagtggttggggttggcttga
- a CDS encoding hypothetical protein (COG:S; EggNog:ENOG503Q44D): MQSSDPGHFFETDAEQATRQRRAAKSGNRYGNPIVLKSKILAAVLDPRSPSSAVLVAESAGAVRRVDFEDPENTKAVYRGPTTPVSCVTVGGPNNGTLFAGAWDKSVWSWDLDTKTPGKKYIGHADFVKAVVCARLRGKDILISGGADKKIIVWDITSGARIHTLKDDVVNMLSIQDLAVDHAASTESEISLISASSDPHIRRWKIRTDGWEQVVEELPNAPGTERRTILEHETTVYKLVLDHDGDEVDLWTSSGDGTAKCLSRIKNFSCEDSFQHGDHVRAVAVTDQWVITAGRDEDIKFWDRASGKLYCSLLGHYDEVTELVLLKNAKGSAERLCSVGIDGTVRVWPLAKAGLDTLVEEQKKPVAEEKREETKPEGLLSAEEEAELAALMEDNDEE, encoded by the exons ATGCAGTCCTCAGACCCAGGTCACTTTTTCGAGACAGA TGCAGAGCAGGCCACAAGGCAAAGAAGGGCGGCCAAGTCTGGCAACAGATACGGCAACCCCATCGTCTTAAAGTCCAAGATCCTCGCAGCTGTGCTGGACCCCAGATCCCCGTCTTCTGCTGTCTTGGTTGCCGAGTCTGCAGGAGctgtgaggagggtggacTTTGAG GATCCTGAAAACACCAAAGCAGTCTATCGCggcccaacaacaccagtcAGCTGTGTCACCGTCGGAGGCCCAAACAACGGGACACTCTTTGCTGGTGCCTGGGACAAGTCAGTCTGGTCTTGGGACTTGGACACCAAGACACCAGGGAAAAAGTACATCGGCCACGCAGACTTTGTCAAAGCAGTCGTCTGCGCCAGGCTCCGAGGCAAAGACATCCTCATCAGTGGCGGCGCCGACAAGAAGATCATCGTCTGGGACATCACCTCCGGAGCCCGCATCCACACCCTCAAAGACGATGTTGTCAACATGCTCAGCATCCAAGATCTAGCCGTCGACCACGCAGCCTCAACCGAATCCGAGATCTCCCTCATCAGTGCGAGCAGTGACCCGCATATTCGACGGTGGAAGATTCGGACCGACGGCTGGGAGCAGGTGGTCGAGGAGCTGCCCAATGCGCCTGGCACGGAAAGGCGGACAATTTTGGAGCACGAGACAACCGTCTACAAACTCGTACTCGACCACGACGGGGACGAGGTTGACTTGTGGACGTCGAGCGGAGACGGGACGGCCAAGTGCCTGTCGAGGATAAAGAACTTCAGCTGCGAGGACAGTTTTCAGCATGGGGATCATGTTCGCGCTGTGGCTGTCACGGACCAATGGGTGATCACGGCTGGGAGGGACGAGGACATCAAGTTCTGGGATCGGGCTTCGGGGAAGCTGTACTGCTCTCTGCTGGGGCACTATGATGAGGTTACTGAGCTGGTGCTCTTGAAGAATGCCAAGGGGTCGGCTGAGAGACTTTGCAGTGTTGGTATCGACGGCACTGTTCGGGTGTGGCCCTTGGCAAAGGCAGGTCTGGACACTTTGGTTGAAGAACAGAAGAAGCCTGTCGCGGAGGAAAAAAGGGAGGAAACTAAACCCGAGGGCCTGCTGAGTGCCGAAGAGGAAGCAGAGCTCGCTGCCCTGATGGAGGACAACGATGAAGAATAG